A genome region from Gopherus evgoodei ecotype Sinaloan lineage unplaced genomic scaffold, rGopEvg1_v1.p scaffold_35_arrow_ctg1, whole genome shotgun sequence includes the following:
- the LOC115641598 gene encoding galactoside 2-alpha-L-fucosyltransferase 2-like isoform X1, with amino-acid sequence MTAPDSWVPFRQHPQLSLYLLAIMTFSFLIHLRSRFLTTRQSLPSLNTTKGSPATERGMWTVNSAGRLGNQMGEYATLYALAKMNGRQAYILPEMHQQLAPLFRITLPVLSSDMVQNIPWKDYELHDWMSEEYRHIEGKYVRLTGYPCSWTFYHHLRQEILQEFSFHDHVKEEANRYLAGLRGQRRNVTYVGVHVRRGDYVWVMPQVWKGVVADKAYLEKAMGYFRAKYQEPVFVVTSNGMEWCRENIDASRGDVYFSGDGKESSPGRDFALLAHCNHTIMTIGTFGIWAGYLAGGETIYLANYTLPDSPFLKIFKAAAAFLPQWIGIDADLSPLQSGATS; translated from the coding sequence ATGACTGCCCCCGACTCGTGGGTCCCCTTccggcagcacccccagctcagCCTCTACCTGCTGGCCATCATGACCTTCTCTTTCCTCATCCACCTACGCAGCCGGTTCCTCACCACAAGACAGAGTCTCCCCTCCCTGAACACAACGAAAGGGTCCCCAGCCACGGAGCGGGGCATGTGGACCGTGAACTCCGCCGGGCGCCTGGGGAACCAGATGGGGGAATACGCCACCCTCTACGCCCTGGCCAAGATGAACGGGCGCCAGGCCTACATCCTCCCGGAGATGCACCAGCAGCTGGCACCGCTCTTCCGCATCACCCTGCCTGTGCTCTCCAGCGACATGGTCCAGAACATCCCGTGGAAGGATTATGAGCTCCACGACTGGATGTCAGAGGAGTACAGGCACATCGAGGGAAAATACGTCCGGCTGACGGGCTACCCCTGCTCCTGGACCTTCTACCACCACCTCCGGCAGGAGATCCTCCAGGAATTCTCCTTCCACGACCATGTCAAGGAGGAGGCAAACCGGTACCTGGCCGGGCTGCGTGGGCAGCGCCGGAACGTGACCTACGTGGGCGTGCACGTCCGGAGGGGGGACTACGTCTGGGTGATGCCCCAGGTCTGGAAGGGGGTGGTGGCGGACAAGGCCTACCTGGAGAAGGCCATGGGCTACTTCCGGGCCAAGTACCAGGAGCCGGTCTTCGTGGTGACCAGCAATGGGATGGAGTGGTGCCGGGAGAACATCGACGCCTCGCGGGGGGACGTGTATTTCTCGGGGGATGGGAAGGAGTCATCACCAGGGAGGGACTTTGCTCTCTTGGCCCATTGCAACCACACGATCATGACCATCGGGACCTTCGGCATCTGGGCTGGTTACCTGGCTGGGGGTGAGACCATTTACTTGGCCAACTACACCCTCCCCGACTCTCCCTTCCTCAAGATCTTCAAGGCTGCGGCCGCCTTCCTGCCCCAGTGGATTGGGATTGACGCCGATCTCTCCCCGCTGCAGAGTGGGGCAACCAGCTAA
- the LOC115641581 gene encoding galactoside 2-alpha-L-fucosyltransferase 2-like isoform X2, translated as MSGGLEVPGPCWDAGHPLSALSGAAKSTKNPPRRMGGWSPAAGGCWDLLPSSSLGAMTAPGSWVSFRPLPKLTLGLLAIMTFSFLIHLSTRFPTARQRLPSPKAMEGSPPHPMERGMWTVNSAGRLGNQMGEYATLYALAKMNGRQAYILPEMHQQLAPLFRITLPVLSSDVVQNIPWKDYGLHDWMSEEYRHIEGKYVRLTGYPCSWTFYHHLRQEILQEFSFHNHVKEEANRYLAGLRGQRRNVTYVGVHVRRGDYVQEMPKFWKGVVADKAYLEKAMGYFRAKYQEPVFVVTSNGMEWCRENIDASQGDVYFSGDGKESSPGRDFALLAHCNHTIMTIGTFGIWAGYLAGGETIYLANYMLPDSPFLKIFKPEAAFLPEWIGIDADLSPLLSGTTG; from the exons ATGTCGGGGGGCCTGGAGGTGCCCGGACCCTGCTGGGATGCGGGACACCCCCTGTCTGCACTGAGTGGGGCTGCGAAAAGCACCAAGAACCCCCCCCGGCGAATGGGG ggttggagcccagcagctggcgggt gctgggATCTCCTTCCCTCATCATCGCTGGGAGCCATGACTGCCCCGGGCTCCTGGGTCTCCTTCCGGCCGCTCCCCAAGCTGACCCTCGGCCTGCTGGCCATCATGACCTTCTCCTTCCTCATCCACCTAAGCACCCGGTTCCCTACTGCAAGGCAGAGGCTCCCCTCCCCAAAAGCAATGGAGGGGTCCCCGCCACATCCTATGGAGCGGGGCATGTGGACTGTGAACTCCGCCGGGCGCCTGGGGAACCAGATGGGGGAATATGCCACCCTCTATGCCTTGGCCAAGATGAACGGACGCCAGGCCTACATCCTCCCAGAGATGCACCAGCAGCTGGCGCCGCTCTTCCGCATCACCCTGCCCGTGCTGTCCAGCGACGTGGTCCAGAACATCCCGTGGAAGGACTACGGGCTTCACGACTGGATGTCGGAGGAGTACAGGCACATCGAGGGGAAATACGTCCGGCTGACGGGCTACCCCTGCTCCTGGACCTTCTACCACCACCTCCGGCAGGAGATCCTCCAGGAATTCTCTTTCCACAACCACGTCAAGGAGGAGGCCAACCGGTACCTGGCCGGGCTGCGTGGGCAGCGCCGGAACGTGACCTACGTGGGCGTGCACGTCCGGAGGGGGGACTATGTCCAGGAGATGCCCAAGTTCTGGAAGGGGGTTGTGGCGGACAAGGCCTACCTGGAGAAGGCCATGGGCTACTTCCGGGCCAAGTACCAGGAGCCGGTCTTCGTGGTGACCAGCAACGGGATGGAGTGGTGCCGGGAGAACATCGACGCCTCACAAGGGGATGTGTATTTCTCGGGGGATGGGAAGGAGTCGTCGCCAGGGAGGGACTTTGCTCTCTTGGCCCATTGCAACCACACGATCATGACCATCGGGACCTTCGGCATCTGGGCTGGTTACCTGGCTGGGGGGGAGACCATCTACTTGGCCAACTACATGCTCCCCGACTCTCCCTTCCTCAAGATCTTCAAGCCCGAGGCCGCCTTCCTGCCCGAGTGGATCGGGATCGACGCCGATCTCTCCCCCCTGCTCAGTGGTACGACTGGCTAA
- the LOC115641598 gene encoding galactoside 2-alpha-L-fucosyltransferase 2-like isoform X2, whose amino-acid sequence MWTVNSAGRLGNQMGEYATLYALAKMNGRQAYILPEMHQQLAPLFRITLPVLSSDMVQNIPWKDYELHDWMSEEYRHIEGKYVRLTGYPCSWTFYHHLRQEILQEFSFHDHVKEEANRYLAGLRGQRRNVTYVGVHVRRGDYVWVMPQVWKGVVADKAYLEKAMGYFRAKYQEPVFVVTSNGMEWCRENIDASRGDVYFSGDGKESSPGRDFALLAHCNHTIMTIGTFGIWAGYLAGGETIYLANYTLPDSPFLKIFKAAAAFLPQWIGIDADLSPLQSGATS is encoded by the coding sequence ATGTGGACCGTGAACTCCGCCGGGCGCCTGGGGAACCAGATGGGGGAATACGCCACCCTCTACGCCCTGGCCAAGATGAACGGGCGCCAGGCCTACATCCTCCCGGAGATGCACCAGCAGCTGGCACCGCTCTTCCGCATCACCCTGCCTGTGCTCTCCAGCGACATGGTCCAGAACATCCCGTGGAAGGATTATGAGCTCCACGACTGGATGTCAGAGGAGTACAGGCACATCGAGGGAAAATACGTCCGGCTGACGGGCTACCCCTGCTCCTGGACCTTCTACCACCACCTCCGGCAGGAGATCCTCCAGGAATTCTCCTTCCACGACCATGTCAAGGAGGAGGCAAACCGGTACCTGGCCGGGCTGCGTGGGCAGCGCCGGAACGTGACCTACGTGGGCGTGCACGTCCGGAGGGGGGACTACGTCTGGGTGATGCCCCAGGTCTGGAAGGGGGTGGTGGCGGACAAGGCCTACCTGGAGAAGGCCATGGGCTACTTCCGGGCCAAGTACCAGGAGCCGGTCTTCGTGGTGACCAGCAATGGGATGGAGTGGTGCCGGGAGAACATCGACGCCTCGCGGGGGGACGTGTATTTCTCGGGGGATGGGAAGGAGTCATCACCAGGGAGGGACTTTGCTCTCTTGGCCCATTGCAACCACACGATCATGACCATCGGGACCTTCGGCATCTGGGCTGGTTACCTGGCTGGGGGTGAGACCATTTACTTGGCCAACTACACCCTCCCCGACTCTCCCTTCCTCAAGATCTTCAAGGCTGCGGCCGCCTTCCTGCCCCAGTGGATTGGGATTGACGCCGATCTCTCCCCGCTGCAGAGTGGGGCAACCAGCTAA
- the LOC115641581 gene encoding galactoside 2-alpha-L-fucosyltransferase 2-like isoform X1 — MAADGALEPVEEPSRGQETRQPGVPTCADPGLNVGGPGGARTLLGCGTPPVCTEWGCEKHQEPPPANGGWDLLPSSSLGAMTAPGSWVSFRPLPKLTLGLLAIMTFSFLIHLSTRFPTARQRLPSPKAMEGSPPHPMERGMWTVNSAGRLGNQMGEYATLYALAKMNGRQAYILPEMHQQLAPLFRITLPVLSSDVVQNIPWKDYGLHDWMSEEYRHIEGKYVRLTGYPCSWTFYHHLRQEILQEFSFHNHVKEEANRYLAGLRGQRRNVTYVGVHVRRGDYVQEMPKFWKGVVADKAYLEKAMGYFRAKYQEPVFVVTSNGMEWCRENIDASQGDVYFSGDGKESSPGRDFALLAHCNHTIMTIGTFGIWAGYLAGGETIYLANYMLPDSPFLKIFKPEAAFLPEWIGIDADLSPLLSGTTG; from the exons ATGGCTGCAGACGGCGCTCTGGAGCCGGTGGAGGAACCCAGCCGTGGTCAGGAAACGCGTCAGCCGGGCGTCCCCACGTGTGCGGATCCGGGTCTGAATGTCGGGGGGCCTGGAGGTGCCCGGACCCTGCTGGGATGCGGGACACCCCCTGTCTGCACTGAGTGGGGCTGCGAAAAGCACCAAGAACCCCCCCCGGCGAATGGGG gctgggATCTCCTTCCCTCATCATCGCTGGGAGCCATGACTGCCCCGGGCTCCTGGGTCTCCTTCCGGCCGCTCCCCAAGCTGACCCTCGGCCTGCTGGCCATCATGACCTTCTCCTTCCTCATCCACCTAAGCACCCGGTTCCCTACTGCAAGGCAGAGGCTCCCCTCCCCAAAAGCAATGGAGGGGTCCCCGCCACATCCTATGGAGCGGGGCATGTGGACTGTGAACTCCGCCGGGCGCCTGGGGAACCAGATGGGGGAATATGCCACCCTCTATGCCTTGGCCAAGATGAACGGACGCCAGGCCTACATCCTCCCAGAGATGCACCAGCAGCTGGCGCCGCTCTTCCGCATCACCCTGCCCGTGCTGTCCAGCGACGTGGTCCAGAACATCCCGTGGAAGGACTACGGGCTTCACGACTGGATGTCGGAGGAGTACAGGCACATCGAGGGGAAATACGTCCGGCTGACGGGCTACCCCTGCTCCTGGACCTTCTACCACCACCTCCGGCAGGAGATCCTCCAGGAATTCTCTTTCCACAACCACGTCAAGGAGGAGGCCAACCGGTACCTGGCCGGGCTGCGTGGGCAGCGCCGGAACGTGACCTACGTGGGCGTGCACGTCCGGAGGGGGGACTATGTCCAGGAGATGCCCAAGTTCTGGAAGGGGGTTGTGGCGGACAAGGCCTACCTGGAGAAGGCCATGGGCTACTTCCGGGCCAAGTACCAGGAGCCGGTCTTCGTGGTGACCAGCAACGGGATGGAGTGGTGCCGGGAGAACATCGACGCCTCACAAGGGGATGTGTATTTCTCGGGGGATGGGAAGGAGTCGTCGCCAGGGAGGGACTTTGCTCTCTTGGCCCATTGCAACCACACGATCATGACCATCGGGACCTTCGGCATCTGGGCTGGTTACCTGGCTGGGGGGGAGACCATCTACTTGGCCAACTACATGCTCCCCGACTCTCCCTTCCTCAAGATCTTCAAGCCCGAGGCCGCCTTCCTGCCCGAGTGGATCGGGATCGACGCCGATCTCTCCCCCCTGCTCAGTGGTACGACTGGCTAA